Proteins from a genomic interval of Cupriavidus sp. WKF15:
- a CDS encoding ATP-binding cassette domain-containing protein, whose product MKRDVIIAADALSLWLDGRAVLDNVRLAVGRGRVTALEGPAGAGKSALLGILAGKLSPYSGTVEIDGQSIAGMSPHALARLGVRYVGPPGRVAGARTVHDCIALGAQVHVRGHHVARAQADEVARRLGLEFQLDKAAASLRPALSKRLALACAIAARAHLLLLDEIMAGLNAAEAARMAATIRGLRTDAATVLMAERAMPHAAMVADDVLVLADGKLVASSSAAARESVKAPATEQGGREPAPP is encoded by the coding sequence ATGAAGCGGGACGTCATCATTGCCGCCGACGCGCTGAGCCTTTGGCTTGACGGCCGTGCCGTGCTGGACAACGTCCGGCTGGCCGTCGGCCGCGGACGCGTCACGGCACTGGAGGGCCCGGCCGGCGCGGGAAAGTCGGCGCTGCTGGGCATCCTGGCGGGCAAGCTGTCGCCGTACAGCGGCACCGTGGAGATAGACGGGCAAAGCATTGCCGGCATGTCCCCTCATGCATTGGCCCGGCTGGGGGTGCGCTATGTCGGTCCCCCCGGACGAGTGGCAGGCGCCCGGACGGTGCACGATTGCATTGCGCTCGGCGCGCAAGTGCATGTACGGGGCCACCATGTCGCACGCGCGCAGGCGGACGAAGTGGCGCGACGGCTGGGCCTGGAGTTCCAGTTGGACAAGGCCGCTGCCAGTCTGCGGCCGGCACTCAGCAAGCGCCTGGCGCTCGCATGCGCCATCGCAGCGCGCGCGCATTTGCTGCTGCTTGACGAGATCATGGCGGGCCTCAATGCCGCGGAGGCGGCACGCATGGCAGCCACGATCCGCGGCCTGCGTACCGACGCGGCGACAGTGCTGATGGCCGAGCGTGCCATGCCCCATGCCGCGATGGTGGCGGACGATGTACTGGTGCTGGCAGACGGCAAGCTGGTCGCATCGAGCAGCGCCGCTGCCAGGGAGAGCGTCAAGGCGCCCGCCACGGAGCAGGGCGGCAGGGAGCCGGCGCCGCCATGA
- a CDS encoding GntR family transcriptional regulator, with amino-acid sequence MMMDSSPRSPMPRYHQIYVALRHQIVSGLYDRCGLPPELRLMEQYQVARVTVRRAIIELVREGMVYRRPGQGTFVKLDHPSRAEMEPSIQGPLDSLIASAAQTTVRMLAYGLEPCPADAAAGLSLAEGQKALRVMGLRCHQGKPASLITTYLPAHMAPLLTPHDLDQQQPMLSLLEQGGIRIGDAEQLLSSCAADAVSAPLLEEPVGAALLSVVRVVRDIDGYPVQWLRGLYRPHCHAYRMALTRVGEATAWVWLAGDITASVR; translated from the coding sequence ATGATGATGGACAGCTCACCCCGTTCGCCGATGCCCCGCTACCACCAGATCTACGTGGCGCTGCGCCACCAGATCGTGAGCGGACTCTATGACAGATGCGGCTTGCCCCCCGAACTCAGGCTGATGGAGCAATACCAGGTGGCGCGGGTGACGGTGCGCCGCGCCATCATTGAGCTGGTCAGGGAAGGCATGGTCTATCGGCGGCCCGGGCAAGGCACCTTCGTCAAGCTTGACCACCCGAGCCGCGCGGAAATGGAGCCGTCGATTCAGGGGCCGCTGGATAGCCTGATTGCCTCGGCGGCGCAGACCACCGTGCGCATGCTGGCGTACGGGCTGGAGCCATGCCCCGCCGATGCCGCCGCCGGGCTGTCGCTGGCGGAGGGACAGAAAGCCCTGCGGGTCATGGGGCTGCGCTGCCATCAGGGCAAGCCGGCATCGCTGATCACAACCTACCTGCCTGCCCATATGGCGCCGTTGCTGACGCCGCATGACCTCGATCAACAACAGCCCATGCTCTCGCTGCTTGAGCAAGGCGGCATACGCATCGGCGACGCCGAGCAATTGTTGTCGAGTTGCGCGGCAGACGCGGTCTCGGCGCCGCTGCTGGAAGAGCCGGTGGGCGCGGCACTGCTGTCCGTGGTGCGGGTCGTGCGGGACATTGACGGTTATCCGGTCCAGTGGCTTCGGGGCCTGTACCGGCCGCATTGCCATGCCTACCGCATGGCGCTCACGCGCGTGGGCGAGGCCACCGCGTGGGTCTGGCTGGCCGGCGATATCACGGCCAGTGTGCGGTGA